The following proteins are co-located in the bacterium genome:
- a CDS encoding helix-turn-helix transcriptional regulator, producing the protein MKSELIIKDEDRFVATLKFILCVEQISQVQLAKKLGLTKQAINNKLNKDRLPRLDKLIKFLDGIGYQLVIRKSS; encoded by the coding sequence ATGAAAAGTGAACTTATTATAAAAGATGAAGATAGATTTGTTGCCACTTTGAAATTTATATTATGTGTTGAACAAATTTCTCAGGTTCAACTTGCAAAAAAACTTGGACTTACAAAGCAAGCTATAAATAATAAACTTAATAAAGATAGATTGCCGAGATTGGATAAACTTATCAAGTTTCTTGATGGTATAGGTTATCAATTGGTTATCAGAAAAAGTAGTTAA